The Flavobacterium johnsoniae UW101 genomic interval ACTGAATCTTCAAACATTTACTTAAAACCAGATTCTGAAGTTAATTTAACGATGAATGCCAAAGAATTTGATGAAACAATTGTTTATAAAGGTAAAGGTGTAAACGAAAGTAATTTCCTTGCACAGCAATCTTTAAAAGATGAAAAATTTCAGAATGAAGCATTTGCTAAAGAAGCAGCTGAATTTACATCGCTTTTAGAAAACAAGAAAAAAACTGATTTTGAGAATCTGGAAAAAAGTGATCTTGATCCGGAATTTAAAACTGCTTTAAAAATGAGTTTTGAAAGTTTTAATCAATATGCAGTTCAGGAATATGAAAGAACTGCAAATGCAAGAAAAATGGTTGGAAAACCTTCTCCTCAATTTGATTACGAAAACTTTAAAGGAGGAAAAACAAAACTTTCAGATCTAAAAGGAAAATACGTTTATATTGATCTTTGGGCAACCTGGTGCGCGCCTTGCAGAGCAGAGATTCCATATTTGCAAAAAATTGAAGAAAAGTATCACGGAAAAAACATCGAGTTCGTGAGTATTTCTATTGATAAAGCAAAAGACAATGAAAAATGGAAAAAGTTTGTGACTGATAAAAAATTAGGAGGCGTTCAGTTATTTGCAGATAAAGACTGGGAATCTGAATTCGTAGTCAATTATGGTGTAATGGGAATTCCAAGATTTATTCTTTTAGACCCAAATGGCAACATTGTAAGTTCTGATGCTACAAGACCCTCTGATCCAAAGCTTCAGGATCAGTTAAACACTTTATTGAACTAATTTATTTACGAAATTTATAACGTTATCGTAATTTTAGTTTTTAACTAAAATACCAGTAAAACCAGTGCCTGAGCGCTGGTTTTTTTGTTTTTAGGAAATTTCCAATGTTAAGTTTTTATTCAATGTTACCAAATTGTTAAGTAAAAGTTTTTTTTATGTAAACAATTAACTATATTTGATAATGATTTCTTAATATTAATACCTAAAGATATGAAAAAGAGTGTAATTTTAGCAGCAGTATTGTTCTCTGGAATATTAGCTGCACAAGAAGTAAAACCTGAATTAGAAGCTGTTGGAAACAAAGTAAAAGCTACCTATTATTATGATAATGGTAAAGTACAACAAGAAGGCTTTTTTAAGGATGGTAAATTAGATGGTGTCTGGGTATCTTATGACGAAAAAGGAAATAAAAAAGCTGTTGGAGAATACACAGAAGGAGTGAAAACCGGAAAATGGATTTACTTTAATGAAAACAATTTAAGTGAAGTTGCTTATGTAGATAACAAAGTAAGTTCAGTTAAAAATTTGCAGAAAAATGCTTTAGCAAACAGAAATTAATAAATTTCGACAATTATAAAGAAACCGCTTTTATTAAGGCGGTTTTTTTATTTCTTGTTTTTAGATTTTTTTCTTCTTCCAAACCAAATTACAAAACCAGTTACAGGTAAAGCCGAAGCAATTAAACTTACTGTAAATGCAATTATTTTTCCGGGCAGATCTAAAATTTGTCCTGTGTGAATTCCGTAATTCATTTCGACAACCTGTAAACCGAGAGTTTTTGAATGATACGGATCGCTTTGAATTAATTTTCCGTCGTTGGGATGAAAATAATAATTGCTTTGATGATCGTAACGCAATGTATGCGGATATGCTCCAGTACTTATAATATCGCCTTTTTGCTGCGGAATCATTACAAAGAACATTTCGGCTTTTGGCTGTAATTTCATGGTTTGAATAAAAGCACGATCGACTGCGGTAATCGAGTTTGATTCGAATTTTGTTGTGTCAATAACAGGTATTTTTGTTTCTGCGGCTTTATCTCCTCCAAAATTGAAAGTTTTGTAAATACCGTCACCAACCCATTCGTAAGTAAAAGTTAAACCAGTTATGGCAAGAGTAAGTGCAATAAGCGCAATATAAAATCCTGACGTGTTATGCCAGTCGTAATTTACACGACGCCATTTTGCCGACCATTTTACGGTGAAACTTCTTTTAATATCGCTTTTTCGTTTTGGCCACCATTGAATTATTCCCGAAATCAATAAAAGAATAAATATGATAGTAGCTCCGCCAATAATATGTTTTCCGATATAATCCGGCAGAAGCAAATACAGGTGAATATATTCGACAATAATGAAAAAGTCAGTTTCGGGATTTTCTGTTTTTAAATATTGACCGGAATAAGGATTAAAGTACAGATATAAATTCTCAGTATCAGAATAGGTGTAAACAATAGCCGAACGGTTTTTTCCGTAATACGCCGTCATGCTTATTTTATTCTTTGGAACAATTTCTTTTGCCTTTTCCTGCAAAACCGAAGGCATTAAAAAAGGTTTGTTTTGAGGTTCAACCAAACGCCATTCTTTTCGGGTAAT includes:
- a CDS encoding TlpA family protein disulfide reductase, whose protein sequence is MKKLFVTGLLIFSALNVIGQAKNQIKFTAKIDNRNSDTLVIKGRNNFKQVIPIDKKGIFAATFEAPKGFYMFSDGTESSNIYLKPDSEVNLTMNAKEFDETIVYKGKGVNESNFLAQQSLKDEKFQNEAFAKEAAEFTSLLENKKKTDFENLEKSDLDPEFKTALKMSFESFNQYAVQEYERTANARKMVGKPSPQFDYENFKGGKTKLSDLKGKYVYIDLWATWCAPCRAEIPYLQKIEEKYHGKNIEFVSISIDKAKDNEKWKKFVTDKKLGGVQLFADKDWESEFVVNYGVMGIPRFILLDPNGNIVSSDATRPSDPKLQDQLNTLLN
- a CDS encoding toxin-antitoxin system YwqK family antitoxin produces the protein MKKSVILAAVLFSGILAAQEVKPELEAVGNKVKATYYYDNGKVQQEGFFKDGKLDGVWVSYDEKGNKKAVGEYTEGVKTGKWIYFNENNLSEVAYVDNKVSSVKNLQKNALANRN
- a CDS encoding PepSY-associated TM helix domain-containing protein, translating into MGFKTQIRFLHKWLGLISGLIVFIVCITGCIFCFHDEIKDITRKEWRLVEPQNKPFLMPSVLQEKAKEIVPKNKISMTAYYGKNRSAIVYTYSDTENLYLYFNPYSGQYLKTENPETDFFIIVEYIHLYLLLPDYIGKHIIGGATIIFILLLISGIIQWWPKRKSDIKRSFTVKWSAKWRRVNYDWHNTSGFYIALIALTLAITGLTFTYEWVGDGIYKTFNFGGDKAAETKIPVIDTTKFESNSITAVDRAFIQTMKLQPKAEMFFVMIPQQKGDIISTGAYPHTLRYDHQSNYYFHPNDGKLIQSDPYHSKTLGLQVVEMNYGIHTGQILDLPGKIIAFTVSLIASALPVTGFVIWFGRRKKSKNKK